One window of Ictalurus punctatus breed USDA103 chromosome 22, Coco_2.0, whole genome shotgun sequence genomic DNA carries:
- the LOC108255566 gene encoding atos homolog protein B — protein MRHIHVELVRKEAQAGDLPPPSDPQVTFDPQPRPLNQEELRLQKVYQLSIFSQRGGFKGGTKRGLDKASDPVVAPKRLLQDEEDEEDEDDDEMEGEVLCGRGSSPLLPVLPAKDAFAPLSPKSPAMVDPHLPPTAPLEPPQSSRLPLTPTEAVEWGAELEKTPPPSERQPHPPSPPSCSNGSSSSDRSGEVKRKKLLSFSDVGDSCSEDEGPSTSKRCRLALTPGIGLAPGRSTDSKAAPYWTHLLPTTREQGKSSAECSRSSQRLKASARLKSRQLRSGRRTDTGRSSGSSLAVSRSLLGNFEESILKGRFSPSGRIEGFTAEIGASGSYCPKHATLPVQVTYYDTSEHSAPSPFLGVISLEPLGKKGYSVPKAGTIQVTLFNPNKTVVKMFLVTYNFGDMPVNHMTFLRHRIFLVPVEEEVESGARTESSTSDRKKILCYLIHLRFHSSKSGKIYLHNDIRLLFSRKSIEVDTGIPYELKSFTEVPRNPKYSPRV, from the exons ATGCGTCATATCCACGTGGAGCTGGTCCGGAAGGAGGCTCAGGCCGGAGATCTGCCGCCGCCCAGCGACCCGCAGGTGACCTTCGACCCCCAGCCAAGACCATTGAACCAGGAAGAGCTGCGGCTGCAGAAGGTTTATCAACTTTCCATCTTTTCCCAGAGAGGAGGGTTTAAAGGGGGTACGAAGCGCGGATTAGACAAAGCCTCGGACCCAGTTGTCGCCCCCAAACGCCTCCTTCAGGacgaggaagatgaagaggacGAGGACGACGACGAAATGGAAGGCGAGGTGCTGTGTGGAAGAGGCTCCTCCCCCTTGCTACCGGTTCTCCCCGCAAAAGACGCTTTTGCCCCGCTGTCACCCAAATCGCCCGCTATGGTGGACCCTCACCTGCCCCCTACTGCCCCGCTGGAGCCCCCGCAGTCTTCACGTCTGCCCTTAACCCCTACCGAGGCTGTGGAATGGGGGGCGGAGCTCGAAAAGACCCCACCTCCGTCAGAAAGACAGCCCCACCCACCGTcgccgccttcctgctccaaCGGGTCGAGTTCTTCAGACAGGAGTGGTGAAGTGAAGAGGAAGAAGCTGCTGTCGTTCAGTGACGTTGGAGACTCGTGCTCTGAGGACGAAGGACCTTCCACGTCCAAGCGCTGCCGTCTGGCGCTGACCCCCGGGATCGGACTGGCACCAGGACGCAGCACTGACTCCAAGGCTGCCCCCTACTGGACACACCTCCTACCCACAACCAGAGAGCAGGGCAAa AGCTCGGCTGAGTGTTCCCGATCGTCACAGAGGCTAAAGGCCAGCGCTCGCCTCAAATC tcGTCAGCTGCGCAGTGGCAGGCGCACCGACACCGGCCGCTCGTCCGGTTCGTCGTTAGCCGTTAGCAGGTCACTTCTGGGAAACTTTGAG gagtccATCCTGAAGGGTCGGTTCTCTCCATCAGGACGAATCGAGGGTTTCACAGCTGAGATTGGGGCGAGCGGATCGTACTGCCCCAAACATGCCACCCTACCTGTACAGGTGACCTACTACGACACGTCCGAGCACAGCGCGCCCTCGCCCTTCCTG GGTGTGATCTCACTGGAGCCCCTGGGAAAGAAAGGATACAGTGTACCTAAAGCAGGGACCATTCAAGTG ACCTTATTCAACCCCAATAAGACTGTGGTGAAGATGTTCCTGGTGACCTATAACTTTGGGGACATGCCTGTCAATCACATGACCTTCCTGCGCCATCGAATCTTCCTGGTGCCTGTGGAGGAAGAGGTGGAGTCAGGGGCGAGGACGGAAAGCTCCACCTCCGACAGGAAGAAGATTCTATGCTATCTGATACACCTTAG attccACAGCTCCAAATCTGGAAAGATCTACTTGCACAACGATATCCGGCTGCTATTCTCCCGCAAATCCATTGAGGTGGACACGGGGATCCCTTACGAACTCAAGTCCTTCACCGAGGTGCCAAGAAACCCCAAATACTCCCCGCGAGTGTGA